DNA from Evansella sp. LMS18:
GAGTTCCGCCAAGAGCTAAGCTTTTGGCGGAACCCTCCCGTATAGTAATTACAAAATCGGCGACAGCAGCCGGGAAATCGACTCCTTAAACCGGATCCATTTGGATCGTTTGTCATACAGCTCCTGGGTTAAATGTGTGGAATCCTCCATGTCTTTTTCAAACAGCTGTGCCAGCCTTTCAGATGATTGAGTGTCATATATAAATGCATTTACTTCAAAATTCAGGTTAAAACTTCGTATATCAATATTTGCGGTACCTACAGAGTTAATTTCCCTGTCAATGACAATAGCTTTCGCATGCATAAATCCTTTTTCATAGATATACACTTTCGCGCCTGCCTTCAGCAGCTCTCCAACATGGGACAAAGTAGCCCAGTATATAAACGGATGGTCTGGCTTATTCGGGATCATCAGCCGGACATCTTTGCCGGATAAAGCTGCGATACGGAGCGCATCCAGCAGACTCTGGTCTGGTATGAAATAAGGAGTCTGTATATAAATGGACTTCCTGGCAGACAGGATCAGTTTTATATATCCATGTTTAATCTGCTCCCATTCAGAGTCCGGACCGCTTGATACAATTTGCACTGCCGCATTCCCTCTTGGCTTCTTTTCCGGAAAATATCGTTCTTCGTATTCGATATGATACTGTTTGGAAGCCTGGTTCCAGTCCAGGATAAACCTCGTCTGTATAGCATCGACAGCCTGTCCCTGGATCCTTAAATGTGTGTCTCTCCAGTACCCAAACTTCTTTTTAAGGCCAAGATACTCGTCACCTACATTGAAACCGCCAATATACCCTACCTGGCCGTCAATATTTACAAGCTTACGATGATTGCGGTAATTAAGACGCAAATTGATCAGAGCCA
Protein-coding regions in this window:
- the cls gene encoding cardiolipin synthase, with the translated sequence MDILSVFVSLVFLVNILFAAVLIFIERKDARTTWAWLMILFFIPILGFIIYLFLGQNLTRRRLFDWEGIKKIGIEDLIRLQMKQIKDTDNFYDDPAVDKYRDLIYMHLVNNDALLTNNNRVEILSDGRKKFETLLRDIRKAKSFIHMQYYIFRDDNLGREIINALTEKAKQGVKVRILYDELGSRKLRPRKFRELTKFGGEVGVFFPSKLALINLRLNYRNHRKLVNIDGQVGYIGGFNVGDEYLGLKKKFGYWRDTHLRIQGQAVDAIQTRFILDWNQASKQYHIEYEERYFPEKKPRGNAAVQIVSSGPDSEWEQIKHGYIKLILSARKSIYIQTPYFIPDQSLLDALRIAALSGKDVRLMIPNKPDHPFIYWATLSHVGELLKAGAKVYIYEKGFMHAKAIVIDREINSVGTANIDIRSFNLNFEVNAFIYDTQSSERLAQLFEKDMEDSTHLTQELYDKRSKWIRFKESISRLLSPIL